The nucleotide window GGCGATCACCAACAACCAAGTCCTCCTTCGGCACAGTCCATCCCCGTCAATCACAATGGCCAAGGTCAGCACTTGTGAGTAGCCGCCTTTTTCCACGTTTGTTTTTTCCGACGATGGAGATGTTAACTTTTCACTTGTAGCCGTttcgtcgtcgcgccgcaAGTCGCGCAAGGCGCACTTCGCCGCTCCCTCGAGCGTTCGCCGCGTCATCATGAGCGCCCCGCTCAGCAAGGAGCTCCGTGAGAAGTACAACGTAGGTGGTTTTTTTCTCGTCCCTCTGCCCAACGCTTCCCACGTCCCCTTCAGCCCGTGGCTGACTCGAtaccccctcctccaggtcCGGAGCATCCCCATCcgcaaggacgacgaggtccagATTGTCCGCGGCATTcacaaggacaaggagggcaaggtcACCTCGGTGTACCGCCTCAAGTACGTGATCCACGTTGAGCGCGTCACCCGCGACAAGGCTACCGGCCAGAGCGTGCCGGTCGGCATCCACCCCAGCAACGTGGTCATCACCAAGCTCAAGCTCGACAAGGACCGCGAGAACATCCTGGCTCGCATcaaggccggccgcgagcagACTGCCAAGTCCAAGGGCAAGAGCACGGCGTGAAGTGCTTCTCTGAGCTGGAGCTCGGGAGGGACTGAAGacgcacgacgacgacggggatgatgaacgaagaacaaaaaaaggaGCAACTCGGTTCGGTCACGACGATGAGAAGGAGATATACCCCGCGCATTGGAACTCGTCGGTTGACGGGCACTCGGTATCGGCGTGCTGGCGTTTTTTTGGCGCGGCCTCCGATTCGGGTTGGGAGTTGGCACGACCGTTGCCTCGACAcatcgtggcggcggcaacggcacATACGGGACACACCGACCCGGGATCGATCTAGAAAAGCAGAGTCAAGGACGAATCGAGACATTGTTCTCAATGGCCATTTCACAGTGCCAGTCGCTTTGCGCTTGCTGTGAAATGCTCCATGGGAGGTTTTCCCGAAGCCCACCACTTTTGCTCTGGCTGCTCGGATTCGCAGCAGCAGAGTCCTTGCACTGCCCTTGGCTGACGTGATAATATGTGTCTGTGTGCGTACTGGAACCAACTAACCGGCGATGCAGGACTTGACTCTGTCAACAGCGAAGCGCAGGCTTTTGGTTCGCCGTGTGCGATGGGCCTATAGGCGCAGCTGTATGGTCATGACAGTGTCGGCACCTGCGAGaaaggtaggtacctaggcatTGTAAGGTAGTAGAGCAACAGCACCGCTAGGTTATCTCCGCGTTGACCACTAGCCCGATGGTTTTCGAGGTATACGACTAGCGAAGAGGAAGCCCAGCGTCGGGAAATCACCAGTTCCCTTGACGCTCTCGCCTGCAGACCTCCATGGAGAGGGATCGATGAGAATGGAGGTTTGAAGGCGAGGtacattttttttttttctcgtgTATGTTTGCAGTGTCATAGGCTCCTACTCGGGAGCACATGGACCTCGGGTCTTGACGTTCCATGCCAGACCGAAACGTATATAGTAGGGCATTCCTGTAGAATATGGCTTTAACCACCTATGGACGCAGTAATGCTGCTGCAATGCAAATTGGATTGGATCCATTGGAGCATGAGATCCCCCATTTTTGGGAGACATGGAGGTTGGAGATGTCAATGCACATCATCTCGGCTGGTGAGTTGTACCCACCGgctcgacccggcccagGGACTTGGGACTCAGGTCGGTACATTCATTCAGATACCTCTCATAAGCAAGCCGCTGTTGAGAGCCTTGggcctgcctacctacctacctagttGGGTAGGTGTGTCAGCCTTTGCGGATGGAAAGCATAAGCATCAATCAATTCACATGCATTCGGTGTTTTGCACCCAACGACATCATTCGCTGCTCAGGGGGGGTTTGTTTGGGTGACGTGACGGTCACAGATcacgtacgcagtatgtaccGCGCAGTGTAATGTAGAGTGGTTGCCCGGGACGCCATGACCACCCGCTACGCAACGGTACCTCGAAGCGAGCGCTCTCTCCCGTCAACAAGGATCCCCTGCAGCCCGGCTTGGGACTCGACAACAGCGCCCACCCCACGATTCCCACGAACCTCGCTCGACTGGAAGCGCCAGCTCTCACAACATTGGGGGTTGTGCCGATTTGCTGTCACTCGTTGCGGAACCTTGAGCTAAACCGGCCGACGTTTGCGATTCGCTCGGACACTCGTGGTCGCTGCCAAgggcggctggctggctggcgacTGTCGCTGTCCCTTGAGCCGCTTAAAactccccgccgccgccgtgtccGTTCAGGTCCCCGTCGGGTCTCAGCCCATTGAGAAACTGGAGTCAACCCCGAGAAACGACCGAAACTCCTCtcttttctcctcctccgctgccgtcgccgtcgccgccgccgccaccgccgctgccgctgccaccgccatTGCCAccggccacgacgacaacaaaCAAGCAACAATGTCCTTTTTGTTCGGACGAGCCCGCTCGAGGGCCAACACGGCGGATCTTGTCAAGCAAGCAAGAGATCATGTCACAAAGCTGGAGGGGCCGCAGGGGCCTGCCAAGGTAAGCAAGAAGGCGGGTGtaaacaacaacaacaacaacgccagCAATGCCACCATCAATGATCCATCGACATGTGCGGGCGTTAACGGAGCTATGGcacaggccgaggagcttgccAAGGTGCTCTCGCAGATGAAGCAGATCCTCCAAGGAACCCATGGTGCGTCTGAGCAGCCTCTTCTCTTGTtgttcctcttcctcttctcaGGATCTATCAATATGTGTAACACCACTAACCCCCCCTTGCCTCCCAACAGACTCGGAACCCAACACCGACCAAATCTACCAGCTCGTAACGAGCATGATCGACGAAGACCTCCTctacctcctcgccgtgcacctccaccagctccctTTCGAGTCGCGCAAGGACACCCAGGTCATCTTTTCCTACGTCTTCCGCTTCCGCCCGCCAACCGGCCCGCAGAAGCCCGAGCCGCTCGCCCTGGCCTACGTCGTCGAGCACCGGCCCCAGGTCCTGATCGCCCTGTGCCGCGGGTACGACCACAAGGAGagcgccacccccgccggcacggtgctgcgcgaggtgctcaagaacgaggccgccgccgccatcattctgtacgacgacggcgacgagcccgggtcgagctcgcgggggatcggcggcatcgacccGGACAGGCCGCAGAGCGGGAGGGGCGTATTTTGGAGCTTTTTTGACTGGATCGACAAGAGCTCGTTTGAGGTCAGCGCGGATGCGTTTACCACCTTTAGGGTAcgtccatctctctctctctctctctcttttttttttttttttttttttttttttttttttttttgacaTTGTCTGGAGCATCGTCGCATGCTGACCGTCCCTACCCCCTCCAACGCAGGAGCTCATCACCAAGCACAAAGACCTCGTCCCCCGCTACCTGGCCGTCAACTTTGAGCTCTTCTTTGAGCGCTACAACCGCGTGCTGGTGCAGTCCAACAGCTACGTCACCAAGCGGCAATCCAtcaagctgctcggcgagatCCTGCTGGACCGCTCCAACTACAACATCATGACGGCCTACGTCGACCGCGGCGAGCACCTCAAGATCTGCATGAACCTTCTGCGTGATGACCGCAAGATGGTACAGTACGAAGGCTTCCATGTCTTCAAGGTGTTTGTGGCGAACCCGCACAAGAGCGTACCCGTGCAAAAGATCTTGATTATGAaccgcgagaagctgctgcagTTCCTGAGCCACTTTCTCGAGGACCGtaccgaggacgagcagtTCATCGACGAGAGGGAGTTTCTGATCAAGCAGATTCGGaacctgccgccggcgccggtgccgccgcagccgaggTAGAGGTGAGGTTTGagttttgggggggggtttggatCGACGGATTGTGGTGCTGCAGGCTGTGGGGGAAAGGTGGAAGTAGTATGTAGGTCTGTCGGCGTGATCCGTTGGCGTGGCGACGCGTTGAGTAGTGTAAGGTATAAGGTATGATATGATATAAGGGAAGGGGGGTAGGAGGAGAGATGGCAGACAGAGCAGCTGCACGGCGTTGGGGCGTACAAGAGGGAAAGCTGGGTGTAATGGCTGGGTATGTATCTTTATGGGATGAGCATGGCATGGGAGGGAATAGGGAAACATGACAATATCATTTTGCTTGGCTAGGCTTTCGTCCTGGGTTGGTTCCAGGACTGGGGTGCATACCAGTGACGGCCAGAGAAGAGAGAGCCTGGGCGGCTCGCGCGgtcatcgtcggccagcaAATCAACAAAGAGGCACAGCAGCGCGGGTAGTGGCCACAACGGTGCAACGACTTGCCAAAACTAAAATAAACAAAAAAAATCCAAGAAGACCACTGCGGACGTTCTTCTGGGCAGTAAGGGAGTAACAGGTCAGGGCTTACTAGTCCCATCGTCGCATTGCGTACGGAAGTGTTTGTCAAATCAAGTCTGTGGGTAACACGACAGATGAAGGAGAAAGACGAAGAGTCCTCAGAGACACGGAGACCGTGAGGAATTAttgcgaaaaaaaaaaaaatctaAGACTGGTCGATTTGTGTGTCGTTATTTTAATAAATTGTTTCTTTGTAGCCCTCCTGAAGCGTCCCAAGTATAAACCAACGCCGATTCTCTTTCATGACCGTGGTATCATCCCAACCGAACTCCATgtcgaaaaaaaaggaaaaaaaagaaaaagaaaaagaaaaaacacgCAAGCTCCCTGAGCCATCACTATCACGCCTCCAGTTCTGTCACTACATCATCAGCCCGCTCTCCAACTCCCCATCCGACTCCTCCGGCGTAGGCAGCACCGCCACGTCCCCCGACCATTCCACAAAAttctcatcctcgtcctcataAAAGCACGGCTGCTTGGGATCCATGCCGCACCACCCCGGCACCTCGCTCACGGGCTCGGAGCGGTCCCTCACGCAAGCGTCCGTCGTGGCATCCCAGACGTGCACCTCCCCGCTGGGCGCCAGGTGCACGAGctcggccctcctcggctcCGGCATGCGGCTCGCCAGGCTGCGCATCGCCTTGCGCACGTCCTGCGCCGACATCGTCCACCAGCGCGGCCAGTCGAAGCACCGGCGCATGACGTTGAGCTTGGGGTTGTGCTCGGACACGCGGCCCAGGTACAGGCTGACGGTGAGGTGGGACACGGTCACGGGgagggctcgccgccgccgccgccgccggggccgtcggcgtcgggcggggCCAAGGCGACGGGGCACAGGCTgcgggcgcgcaggcgcagggcgCGCAGCCGCGCGAGCAGCGGGCGCACGTACGAGCAAAGGTGCACCGGCTCGCCCTTGTCGTCGACCACGTTGGTACcgcgcaggtcgaggtcCAGGGACGTGACgtgggggaggcggccgaggtagGGGTCAAggctggcgaggccgaggtagTCGGGCCGCAGCGGGTCGGCGAGCCAAGCCGGGTTGGACCAGCCCGCGGTGaagcggacggcggcgagcgcggggagctcgcggaggaggagggcgaggcggacgaggttGCTTGCGGTGTTCCAGcaggccgcgtcggcggcggcggctgcttggggggcggcgaggagggcggtcATGGggtcatcgccgccgccagcagcaacagccggcctccggccgtgctcgccggcggtggtgttggcgTTCAGCACAATGTtggcgcagcgcagcgcctTTCGCAGGCGCGCCCGggccttctcgagggcggcgggcttgagaTGAACCAGCCGGCTGATGACGCGCGGGGTGAACTCGATCCGGGAATAAAAGATGGGGACAGCCAGGTTGAACCATCGGCGCGAGATGGCCAGGCGCCTGATGTCCTGctggaagaaggaggccgggAGATGCTCCATGATCATGAGGAGGATCTCggaggggagatggggaaccgagccggccgcggcggcgcgtggtGGGCTTGAGaggctcgagctcgaggccttcATGGTCGCGAAACAAACGGGGAAGGTGTCCCAAGGCGTGGTAGGAGAACGTGAACAGACAAGGCCGATTTCAGCATGGACGTTGAATGACGTCCTTTCAGCGTGTCGCCAACGCCGGGAATCTCTTATACACACACAGCTTCAATCCGGCCTGAGgctcaacgacgacggctacaaaaaaaaaaaaataaaaaaggggggagggggagaggacTTTTGTGGAGGAACGGGATTGGATCAAGCCTTGTCTCAAGAGTTTAGGGCTGACGACTTGAATCTCGTACGGGACAGGACGTGAGCCTGGTGAAATGAGGTTGTCCAAAGGCGAAACCGCCCAGACGGAATGACGCCGCAGGACGCCATGCTCCATGCATGCACTTCTTTTCCAGGTTCCAGCCAAGGGGGGTGCTCATGGCCAATCGCCAGCAAACCAGGGAGGCTGGTCCATCTTTCTGCGGGCCAATCTGAGCGGCTGTTAGGCGGAcaggcggcctcgacgtcacCCAGCCGCACCAAGACAGCGGCTGAGGGGTGAGAAGGGGAATGGGAAGTTTGGGTACAATACCTAACTGCCATGCCGTGGACCTATCTATTTACACCGACGGTGCTTGAGGGGGACCAATAATAGAGGGAGCCCAGGAGAACCCTAACCCGAACCCTGGGCGTCCTACAGGGTTGCCCCTCCATATCTGGGTTGGGTGGGCacataccccccccccctgcaaCTTCAACAACGGGACTTACTcaccctctctctttctctctcatCCATAACGAGAAGTTCCATCATGAGTGAACAAGACATGTTGAAGACACCCATTAACCCAGCAAGGGCCTCGACGCTCTTTACGCAGCTGCAGAGCGTCAATGAGAGGATAgctgccgcggccaagggccGTGAGGTGAGCAGCCTTGAGCTTGAGATGCTTTCTCGCATTCTCACACACTCTCACTCACACGCGTTTGCAGGTCCGCCTCGTGGCCGTCTCCAAGCTCCATCCTGCTAACGACATCCTCGCCCTGCACGAATCCCCGGCTCGCCATGCCCACTTTGGCGAGAACTACGCGCAGGAGCTGTTCCAGAaagccgagctgctgcccaAGACCATCCAATGGCACTACATCGGCACTCTCCAGTCGGGTACGTATACCCACACGCACGCTGCCCTGCCACTCCCGATCAGGCTTTGATGGAGAACCCCAACCAActtccccttccctttcCAGGCCGCTGCAAACGCCTCGCCAAGATCCCCAACCTCTTTTGCATATCGAGCCTCGACTccctcgagaaggccaagctcCTCGACAAGTCCCGCGGCGAGGTCATCCAGGCCGAGCCCTCCGTCTCCAAGCTCAACGTGCACGTGCAGGTCAACACGTCGGGCGAGGAGTCCAAGTCCGGCGTGAGCccgggcgacgacgtcgtgTCGCTGTGCCgcgccatcgtcaaggacTGCCCCAACCTGCACCTGCTGGGCCTCATGACgatcggcgccatcgcccggAGCGTGGCGACCACGGCCGAAGGGGGCAACGAGGACTTCCGGGTGCTGGTCGAGCAGCGGGATCTGGTGGCCCGGGAGCTGGGGGTGGAGCCGGGGCAGCTGGAGCTGAGCATGGGCATGAGCGAGGATTTcgagggcgccatcgccatgggcAGCGGGGAGGTGAGGGTCGGGAGCACCATCTTCgggacaaggccgccaaaGGAGGAGGCAAAGGTGGTAGTGGCTTAACCCGCCTGGGAGCCGGCCGGGATGGCGTTGGTCAATTTTACCACGATGGACGAGCCATGAATGGCGTTCGTGAACCGGGATGAAAGGGCCAGACACAAGCCACAGCGGTGAtcaaggtggtggtgttggctTTGGCTGTCTCCCTTGTATGTGAACCAAGAAAAGGGGGCCGAGGAGTTGCATAATGAACGAGGAGAGCCTCGCCTTTAAGATTTGTCAACCGGACCCCTTTCCTAGGTTCCCTCGTCCAGGCAATGCATGCGTCGGTTCGATCATTCGGGCCATACGCTACTGTCGGAAGCAATGGTACCTGTCTTTGAATGGACCTACTATAGTGTCGGATCAAGgcttgcccccccccccccccctcccctcccccggcagCCCGGGCCATGCGATGCCTCCCCGCCAAGACCATGGACGTCCCCGGCCGTTAGGAGGAGAGAACAGAACAGCCGCCCACGAGAGGCAAAAAGGATGGCGGGATTTTTACCTTTTTTTCCGTTGTGTTTTATAATTTTCTTTAATATTTTCCCTCTGTTTTCTTCTTCGTTTGGTTCTTCTTTTTGGGCTTGACTCTTTTTCTGCCTGTTTTATACTTCGGGGTTCCGCCAACGCTGAGGAGTGGTCACGTGACCATCCACGGGATGGAAAGGCACGGTCACCAATGCTTGGAGCTGTGGGTCCTTTTCCAACCCAGGTCCACCAACGCCCGCCTTTTGCAAACTCTCAGGTTGGAGACGCGGCTTGCGACGCGACGTAGTGGTGTTCTTGGTGAACAGCCATCCCGACGGCCATTCATCGCGCGACGCAGCAACCGGCATCTATTGACTCGTCCATTACACGCGACCTCCGATTACCATTGCAACCCTCGCCCTTTCCATCGTCTCCGACAAGcgcaccacccccccccaaagGAGTGACGACGATACGAGACACACAATGCAGGCGCAGTATCGGGGATACGCACCACAGcatgcgccgccgccgccccggccgggaGGACAGCATGTCCAGCCTCGCCGTGGAGGAATTGGTAAGCGTCTTCTGTCCATGCGTTGGCTTGTCTTAGGATAGGAGGGTCTTCCCTCCGGCGCTCGTCCCGGTAACCCCCGGACCTCGACTCGACGGGTCCGGCCGACGCTCCGCTTTTTTTGCCTTcgctttcccccccccccggtcccgATCCCATGATTCTGCGATGGCTCAGGGTGGAGCTCGTGTCGCCTTGCGCTTTCACGCCTGCCGAGAACGAGCCAGCCGAGCACGCGCTTAGGCTGCTCGCAAATTCGTGAACGCCTGGATCGCCCATCACCCCTCCAACCCTCTCGCATCACCATCGTGCCGTCGCCGAAACCCATCGACAGGAATCGCCTTGTGACTGACCATGCCTCCCCGAACAACAGGCCCCATGATATCGGCCGGACCGCATCATCAGGTGCCCATGACCCAGGCCCAGATcaaccagcagcaccaccagcagcagcaagccaaccagctggccaagcttCGGAGCCGCAAGCCTACCGACAAGAACctgcccgagggcgtcgatgagatcctggccgccgacagcgacgTTGGCGTCGCCTACAAGAACCTCCGCGACCTGGAGCGCCGTCTTGATGCCACCATGACCCGCAAGAGGCTGGACATTGTCGACTCTCTGAACCGCAGCACAAAGGTGGGTTCTCGAGGACGCACGGCAAAGACGTCGCAAGATGGCCAGGGCTGatgtttatttttttttcttcttctgcgGGTACAGCGCTACAAGACCCTTCGGATATGGATCAGCAACACGGCGGAAGACCAGTTCTGGCAGAACAGCGGCCTCAACGTCGATACGTTCGACTTTTCCTCGAACCTCGAGTCGTCCTACCGCGTCAAGATCGAaggccgcctgctcgacgacgaggaggaggaggtggaggcggcagAGAAGACGGgcaacggcgaggcggatCCTGACAAGATGGATACGGACGTGCCcagcaaggcggcgccgaagccggccgctgcggcggccaagCGGTCCCGGCTGTCCCACTTCTTCAAGGCCTTGACGGTCGAGTTCGACCGCCCCAagggcgggcggcaaggAAGCGAGCCGACCGTGGAGTGGAAAAAGCCCGAGCGGactcccgccggcgctgggaACCTGCCTGCCATGGCGGATTTTGACGAGTTCTCGTTCAAGCGCAACGGCGATGAGAACGCCAACATCACCATCAGCCTGTACCGGCACGAGGACCCCGAGCGCTACGAGCTCAgcccggagctggccgacatcATCGACATGCGCGAGGCGACCCGCCAAgaggccgtcatggccctgTGGGAGTACATCAAGTTGATGAACCTgcaggaggacgaggagaagaggaactTCCGTTGCGATGACCTCCTGCGCAAGGTATGTCCATGTCGCCCACCCCTCGCTTACGCAAACAAACCAACCAACGAAATGctcaccacctcctctcccgcaACAGGTCATCCCCCGCGACCTCGGCTACATCCCGCAGCTCAACGACTACATCACCCCTCACCtccggcccctccctcccatcaAGCTCGCCTACACGAtccgcgtcgacgaggaatTCCACCGCGACCCCAAGCCCACCATCTACGACGTGcgcgtggccgtcgaggacccgctccgcgcccgcctgTGGAATTTTGCGCACAGCCCGCAGTACGCCTCCATGCTCAAggacgtggcggcgctcgacgacCAGCTTGCGACGCTCGTCCAAGCGGTCGCTCATTCCAAGGCCAAGCACACCTTCCTGACGTCCATGGCGAACGATCCGGTCGGGTTTGTCAGGAGCTGGATGAGCTCGCAGAAGCGCGATCTGGAGGTGATCAAGGGCGAGGCGAcccgcggagccggcgaggatggcaCCGGAGACGAGTGGCGCAGGGGCGGCCCGAATAGCATCTGGGCGACTTCGAACGCGAGGGAGAGCGTCAACGTGCTCTTGTCGAAGCAGCCTATGATGAGGACGtgaagggggagagggttgcttggtggtggcggtgggaaGTTGTGAGcgaatggatggatggatggatggatggctggaTGGATAAGCTGGATAAGAAGACAAAGAAATGGCGTTTTGGGGCGTGGTTCGGATGGCGTGGCGTTTCGTTTGGAGGGTGGGAGGATTTGTTTCTAACCGTTCCCCCCCTTTGTATTTGTATGCCTAATTAGATTCTACCGTCGGTGGGCATTGAGACGCAAGGGAACTAACCAGAATATGCCACATGAGAACCGTTATTGGGTACCGCGAGAGCGAAGCTGAGCCAATGTCAAGAAGAAACCATCATCGTATAGTAGTCATGTATCTTCCTGCCCCGAATCCAGCCAGGAGGATGCCATGAATCTTACCATGATGGCCATCGAAAACTCTATTGCTCAATCAATTAAGGCTCCCATTCGTATAGGTTCTTCTTCTCATCACTCTACCCATGAGAACGCCAACCGTTTCTAGAGACTCCAACTCCAACTCGACACGATCCGCCTTTGATCCTATAACCATCCTTCATCCATCGATCATTCAATCCCGTTCCAGAACTCCGAAAGGGACGCAAATTTCTTGTGAGGGtacagaaaaaaaaaaaaaaaaccatccCGTTCCAAAGCAGAAGAAAAACACAGCTCTGAATCTCGGAACATCCGTGACAAATCAGCATCAGGATCCACCGGGTTTCACTAATCCTCCCCGGTCAGGTCCAGCACCTCGATCTCGCTGAGGCGGAAGGCCTTCttccttgtcgccgccgccgccgtcggcccggTCCTCCGGGACGCATCGGCAtcgggccgggcgccgtTGTAAGCCTccaggatggcgtcggcctcgtcccgggggacctcgagctcggcgaagAGGCCCTCCCCGGCGAGCGAGGTGCGCGGGATGAAGACCTTGGTCGttccctgcccctcgcccttctttttcttcttgtccccctccctcgcggGCCaagcggatgcggatgcggcggtggccgttgccgacgacgcggggTGCCGCGGCTTCTCCTGGGCGGAggggaccgccgcggcgggaagcgggagcgacgaaggcggcggcgggtctTTGGTCGGGGAGCCAGCCCGGCTGGGGAGGTTCGGGCTCGGACCGGTCGCGACCGTGGCGGTCTTGCGGGCAGGGAGGGGCCGGCTTTTCGGATCCAGCAGATTGGGaaactcgtcgtcgctgtcggagAGGATCTCGATGGGCTCCGGCTGCTGGTGCGTCGCAGACGCCGGGGCCGGTTTGGACGAGCTAGCGACGTTCTTGGTGACTCGGCCAAAAAGGGTGAGGGGCCGCTGGGCTGTGGAAGCGGACGCCTCGTATgggcctccggcgccgcgttTCAATTTTTTGAACGGCCTGGAGAGCCGAACCGATTGCCGCGAGCCATCTTCCCCGAGGCCTTGAGAGCTTGAGGTTGATCGTTTCGCCATTTCGGGGGATTCTTTCAGTGGTAGCAgcgtgggcgagggcgtcgtgtTCCGGGGGCTCGAGTGACCAGTGTTGGCCGGTGtagttgttgatgttgttgttgtcgttgtcgtcgtcgtcgccgtcgcggttgttgctgttgttgtgttTGAGATTAAAGAAATCTCAGCCGGGG belongs to Remersonia thermophila strain ATCC 22073 chromosome 6, whole genome shotgun sequence and includes:
- a CDS encoding 60S ribosomal protein uL24 yields the protein MAKVSTSVSSSRRKSRKAHFAAPSSVRRVIMSAPLSKELREKYNVRSIPIRKDDEVQIVRGIHKDKEGKVTSVYRLKYVIHVERVTRDKATGQSVPVGIHPSNVVITKLKLDKDRENILARIKAGREQTAKSKGKSTA